The following are from one region of the Paenibacillus bovis genome:
- the queA gene encoding tRNA preQ1(34) S-adenosylmethionine ribosyltransferase-isomerase QueA — protein MKVDMYDFNLPEHLIAQVPLKERTASRLLTLNKTTGEIQHEHFADIINYFHEGDTLILNDTRVIPARLFGTKKDTGAKAEILLLTQLEGDRWEALVKPGKKIKAGAVIHFSDELEAVIEEEGDMGMRVLSFRYEGIFQEILDRLGEMPLPPYIKETLDDRERYQTVYAKNEGSAAAPTAGLHFTTELLDQIRAKGVQIGFVTLHVGLGTFRPMSAETIEEHVMHEEYYSLPAETAALLNETKARGGRVIAVGTTSARTLETVARDFQDRPLEAASGWTQIFIYPGHTFGLVDAMITNFHLPKSTLVMLVSALAGREHIMAAYHEAIEREYRFFSFGDAMFIY, from the coding sequence ATGAAAGTAGATATGTATGATTTTAACCTGCCGGAGCATCTGATTGCGCAGGTACCGCTCAAAGAACGTACAGCGTCCCGTCTGTTGACGCTAAATAAAACAACCGGTGAAATACAGCATGAGCATTTTGCCGATATTATTAACTATTTCCATGAAGGAGATACTCTGATTCTGAATGATACACGCGTTATTCCTGCGCGCCTGTTCGGAACAAAAAAAGATACAGGAGCCAAAGCGGAAATTCTGCTGCTCACTCAACTGGAAGGTGATCGCTGGGAAGCACTCGTAAAACCGGGCAAAAAAATCAAAGCCGGCGCGGTGATTCATTTTAGCGATGAGCTTGAAGCGGTCATTGAAGAAGAAGGCGATATGGGGATGCGTGTGCTTTCTTTCCGGTACGAAGGCATTTTCCAGGAGATTCTGGATCGTCTGGGCGAAATGCCACTGCCTCCTTACATCAAGGAAACGCTGGATGATCGCGAACGCTATCAAACGGTCTATGCCAAAAATGAAGGATCGGCGGCCGCTCCGACAGCTGGCCTGCATTTCACTACAGAACTGCTGGATCAGATTCGTGCCAAAGGCGTACAGATCGGCTTTGTCACACTGCATGTCGGTCTGGGGACATTCCGGCCAATGAGTGCGGAGACGATCGAAGAGCATGTTATGCATGAAGAGTATTATTCACTGCCTGCGGAGACGGCAGCGCTGCTGAATGAGACTAAGGCACGCGGTGGCCGCGTAATCGCAGTAGGGACTACTTCGGCACGTACCCTGGAGACAGTCGCTCGCGATTTCCAGGATCGTCCGCTGGAAGCAGCAAGTGGATGGACGCAGATCTTTATTTACCCTGGACATACCTTTGGATTGGTCGATGCGATGATCACTAATTTCCATCTGCCCAAGTCAACGCTGGTGATGCTGGTCAGTGCACTGGCTGGACGTGAGCATATTATGGCAGCGTATCACGAAGCGATTGAACGGGAATACCGCTTCTTCAGCTTTGGCGATGCGATGTTTATCTACTAA